A single window of Narcine bancroftii isolate sNarBan1 chromosome 1, sNarBan1.hap1, whole genome shotgun sequence DNA harbors:
- the LOC138755538 gene encoding dynein heavy chain-like translates to MDLFQFTYHTNRSTADAISRIPGTPGQQRHIHHAREPHGYILSPLHYSRYTSKRVAQYTSKRVAQYTSKRVAQYTSKRVAQYTSKRVAQYTSKRVAQYTSKRVAQYTSKRVAQYTSKRVAQYTSKRVAQYTSKRVAQYTSKRVAQYTSKRVAQYTSKRVAQYTSKRVAQYTSKRVAQYTSKRVAQYTSKRVAQYTSKRVAQYTSKRVAQYTSKRVAQYTSKRVAQYTSKRVAQYTSKRVAQYTSKRVAQYTSKRVAQYTSKRVAQYTSKRVAQYTSKRVAQYTSKRVAQYTSKRVAQYTSKRVAQYTSKRVAQYTSKRVAQYTSKRVAQYTSKRVAQYTSKRVAQYTSKRVAQYTSKRVAQYTSKRVAQYTSKRVAQYTSKRVAQYTSNRVAQYTSNRVAQYTSNRVAQYTSNRVAQYTSNRVAQYTSNRVAQYTSNRVAQYTSNRVAQYTSNRVAQYTSNRVAQYTSNRVAQYNNTTIFKFSDDTSVGCCTRGGNESPYEGDLKLG, encoded by the exons atggatctgttccaatttactTACCACactaacaggtctacagcagatgccatctcacggatccctggaacacctggacagcaaagacacatacatca TGCCAGAGAACCACATGGCTACATTCTTAGCCCCTTGCACTACTCACGGTACACCTCTAAGCGTGTGGCTCAGTACACCTCTAAGCGTGTGGCTCAGTACACCTCTAAGCGTGTGGCTCAGTACACCTCTAAGCGTGTGGCTCAGTACACCTCTAAGCGTGTGGCTCAGTACACCTCTAAGCGTGTGGCTCAGTACACCTCTAAGCGTGTGGCTCAGTACACCTCTAAGCGTGTGGCTCAGTACACCTCTAAGCGTGTGGCTCAGTACACCTCTAAGCGTGTGGCTCAGTACACCTCTAAGCGTGTGGCTCAGTACACCTCTAAGCGTGTGGCTCAGTACACCTCTAAGCGTGTGGCTCAGTACACCTCTAAGCGTGTGGCTCAGTACACCTCTAAGCGTGTGGCTCAGTACACCTCTAAGCGTGTGGCTCAGTACACCTCTAAGCGTGTGGCTCAGTACACCTCTAAGCGTGTGGCTCAGTACACCTCTAAGCGTGTGGCTCAGTACACCTCTAAGCGTGTGGCTCAGTACACCTCTAAGCGTGTGGCTCAGTACACCTCTAAGCGTGTGGCTCAGTACACCTCTAAGCGTGTGGCTCAGTACACCTCTAAGCGTGTGGCTCAGTACACCTCTAAGCGTGTGGCTCAGTACACCTCTAAGCGTGTGGCTCAGTACACCTCTAAGCGTGTGGCTCAGTACACCTCTAAGCGTGTGGCTCAGTACACCTCTAAGCGTGTGGCTCAGTACACCTCTAAGCGTGTGGCTCAGTACACCTCTAAGCGTGTGGCTCAGTACACCTCTAAGCGTGTGGCTCAGTACACCTCTAAGCGTGTGGCTCAGTACACCTCTAAGCGTGTGGCTCAGTACACCTCTAAGCGTGTGGCTCAGTACACCTCTAAGCGTGTGGCTCAGTACACCTCTAAGCGTGTGGCTCAGTACACCTCTAAGCGTGTGGCTCAGTACACCTCTAAGCGTGTGGCTCAGTACACCTCTAAGCGTGTGGCTCAGTACACCTCTAAGCGTGTGGCTCAGTACACCTCTAAGCGTGTGGCTCAGTACACCTCTAACCGTGTGGCTCAGTACACCTCTAACCGTGTGGCTCAGTACACCTCTAACCGTGTGGCTCAGTACACCTCTAACCGTGTGGCTCAGTACACCTCTAACCGTGTGGCTCAGTACACCTCTAACCGTGTGGCTCAGTACACCTCTAACCGTGTGGCTCAGTACACCTCTAACCGTGTGGCTCAGTACACCTCTAACCGTGTGGCTCAGTACACCTCTAACCGTGTGGCTCAGTACACCTCTAaccgtgtggctcagtacaacaataccaCCATCTttaaattttctgatgataccagTGTAGGGTGTTGTACAAGAGGGGGCAATGAGTCACCATACgagggagatttaaaacttggctga